Proteins co-encoded in one Thermoplasma sp. Kam2015 genomic window:
- a CDS encoding nascent polypeptide-associated complex protein: protein MIPGRMNSREMRRLMAQMGIKSTEMDDVTKVIFKGKTKDYVIDNAQVTMIEAQGVKTFQVVGTMREVPKEPEEKKEESFPEDDIKLVMDQASVSREKAIEALKASGGEPAQAIMNLMQK from the coding sequence ATGATACCTGGCAGGATGAATTCAAGGGAGATGCGCCGGCTGATGGCGCAGATGGGAATAAAATCCACCGAAATGGACGACGTCACAAAGGTAATATTCAAGGGAAAGACGAAGGATTACGTTATAGATAACGCACAGGTCACGATGATAGAAGCTCAGGGCGTTAAGACGTTTCAGGTCGTCGGCACTATGAGGGAGGTTCCCAAGGAGCCTGAAGAGAAGAAGGAGGAATCATTCCCTGAAGACGACATAAAGCTCGTTATGGATCAGGCAAGCGTCTCGAGGGAGAAGGCAATTGAGGCGCTGAAAGCATCAGGCGGTGAACCAGCACAGGCCATAATGAACCTGATGCAAAAATGA
- the zfx gene encoding zinc-containing ferredoxin gives MVKLEELDFKPKPIDEHFLENDKDYPVTGQHNGHDVRAEGMQRLDADGKPYPTKLGIHGTHVAVDWDCCIADGACMDVCPVNLYEWNLNPGKSGTGNDHKIAKGSDEWNKYRTDKCDPVRESDCIFCMACESVCPVRAIKITP, from the coding sequence TTGGTTAAGCTAGAGGAGCTTGATTTCAAGCCAAAGCCCATAGATGAGCACTTTCTTGAGAACGACAAGGATTATCCTGTAACCGGTCAGCACAATGGCCATGACGTGAGAGCCGAAGGCATGCAGAGGCTCGACGCTGACGGAAAGCCATATCCCACTAAGCTGGGCATACACGGTACTCATGTTGCCGTTGACTGGGACTGCTGCATTGCAGATGGTGCATGCATGGATGTCTGCCCTGTCAACCTGTATGAGTGGAATCTTAACCCAGGTAAATCAGGTACGGGGAATGACCACAAGATAGCAAAGGGCAGCGATGAATGGAACAAGTACAGGACGGATAAATGTGATCCTGTCAGGGAATCAGACTGCATATTCTGCATGGCATGCGAAAGCGTCTGCCCTGTGAGAGCAATAAAAATAACCCCGTAA
- a CDS encoding tetratricopeptide repeat protein codes for MAEYRLDVLYKAAEALICMKKYEDALVLYEKFVKAFPDVAGGWHGLAICYEETGEREKSIEPYRKALELYLRDAKTEAGRMRRSFLWGGWCAIKLNMNQLALEMMEEAVKEDQNYAYAYLSLAIASARTGDKDRALISKRRYLDLVGEKPYEKRECEGLEMLNEAKEEASGWLRSFILSVLDKCHKESEICQSLGET; via the coding sequence ATGGCAGAGTATCGATTAGATGTGCTGTACAAGGCGGCCGAGGCTCTGATCTGCATGAAAAAATATGAAGATGCGCTCGTTCTCTATGAGAAGTTCGTAAAGGCTTTCCCAGATGTTGCAGGTGGATGGCATGGCCTGGCCATATGCTATGAAGAAACCGGAGAGAGGGAAAAGAGCATCGAACCATACAGGAAGGCGCTTGAACTGTACCTGAGGGATGCGAAGACCGAGGCCGGCAGAATGCGTAGATCCTTTCTCTGGGGAGGATGGTGTGCGATCAAGCTGAATATGAATCAGCTGGCGCTTGAGATGATGGAAGAAGCTGTCAAAGAAGACCAAAATTATGCATACGCGTATCTTTCACTTGCAATAGCTTCAGCCAGAACCGGGGATAAAGATAGAGCTCTGATCTCCAAGAGGAGATATCTTGATCTCGTCGGAGAAAAACCCTATGAGAAGAGAGAATGTGAGGGTCTAGAAATGCTCAATGAGGCAAAGGAAGAGGCATCCGGCTGGCTCAGATCATTCATCTTATCTGTTCTTGACAAATGCCATAAAGAATCAGAAATCTGCCAAAGCTTAGGAGAAACATGA
- a CDS encoding class I adenylate-forming enzyme family protein translates to MKTNTGMVPGMDQSLYDAFAKVSEDNQSKVAIYFLGKPLTYHDIRAMADSLAHNLEEMGVSGRIAIIAGNSPQFVISLLAINSMGLEAALLRPGESPEAYDCQYVIASDYMMNYQEFNFRDMFLIRDEDLAPYGTSLKYYFREYLGERRDLSSRPGVHKLSDLIFDRYGQYDRDRSPDDTFIVKKTRKMESPVLIRNKDIMSAIADLSTYLDGFRKNMLISSSLYHMSTLQFLFTALMNAGTVNLVPDYMDGQTSMKLAGRLESNMVVGNSHLYRQIVEKKIGIPKTIRFLFMIGEDFAPEFMDRFRSATGRTIKVGFDMTESCGAVTISPLDSEYDGSIGKPLPNVKIRITDRSGKDVQLGEMGFIEVSPGRFMGAESQYYNTGDLGYIDAGGGLHLERTRRMIINGSLIDPEPIEVAATKSSGVNDIAIGMRYEGGLPVLVAYVVTEDVNGIKRFFESRFPPYLRPQKYIAVKKIPRSPAGKIIRDQLIEIHSGDQQKASAEAN, encoded by the coding sequence ATGAAAACTAATACAGGCATGGTTCCCGGCATGGATCAGAGCCTGTACGACGCGTTCGCAAAGGTATCGGAGGACAACCAGAGCAAGGTGGCCATATACTTTCTGGGGAAGCCGCTAACGTATCATGACATCAGGGCCATGGCGGATTCTCTGGCACATAATCTGGAAGAGATGGGTGTGTCTGGACGCATCGCGATCATCGCGGGAAACTCTCCACAGTTTGTGATTTCGCTACTGGCCATCAATTCAATGGGCCTTGAGGCGGCACTTTTGAGGCCGGGAGAATCGCCTGAGGCATATGACTGCCAGTACGTAATAGCAAGCGACTACATGATGAATTACCAGGAATTCAACTTCAGGGACATGTTCCTGATAAGGGATGAGGACCTTGCGCCCTATGGCACATCTCTGAAATATTATTTCAGGGAATACCTAGGCGAGCGGCGTGATCTTTCATCCAGACCAGGCGTACACAAGCTGTCGGATCTGATCTTCGATAGATACGGCCAATACGATAGGGACAGAAGCCCAGATGACACATTTATAGTGAAGAAAACCAGGAAGATGGAATCGCCTGTACTCATCAGAAATAAGGACATCATGTCTGCCATCGCTGATCTATCTACCTACCTTGATGGCTTCAGAAAGAACATGCTGATATCATCCTCCCTCTACCATATGTCAACGCTGCAGTTTCTCTTCACCGCGCTGATGAACGCTGGAACGGTGAACCTGGTTCCTGACTATATGGACGGGCAGACATCCATGAAGCTGGCTGGCAGGCTGGAGAGCAACATGGTCGTTGGCAACTCGCATCTCTACCGCCAGATAGTTGAGAAGAAGATAGGCATTCCAAAGACTATCAGGTTCCTGTTCATGATAGGTGAGGATTTCGCCCCAGAGTTCATGGACAGATTCAGAAGCGCAACCGGCCGCACCATAAAGGTCGGCTTCGATATGACTGAGTCATGCGGTGCCGTAACGATAAGCCCGCTTGATTCGGAATACGACGGCAGCATCGGAAAACCGCTGCCAAATGTAAAGATAAGGATAACCGACAGATCAGGCAAGGATGTCCAGCTTGGCGAAATGGGCTTCATAGAGGTTTCCCCTGGCAGGTTCATGGGTGCAGAATCACAGTACTACAATACCGGTGATCTTGGATATATTGATGCGGGCGGTGGCCTTCATCTGGAGAGAACGAGGAGGATGATCATAAATGGGAGCCTCATCGACCCGGAACCAATAGAGGTTGCAGCAACTAAGAGTTCCGGCGTGAATGATATAGCGATAGGCATGCGCTATGAAGGTGGGCTTCCTGTACTGGTGGCATATGTGGTAACCGAAGATGTCAACGGCATCAAAAGATTTTTCGAAAGCAGATTCCCGCCGTATCTTAGGCCTCAGAAATACATCGCGGTCAAGAAGATACCGAGGAGTCCTGCAGGAAAGATAATCAGGGATCAGCTAATTGAGATCCATAGCGGCGATCAGCAGAAAGCTTCAGCAGAGGCCAATTGA